Proteins encoded together in one Scytonema millei VB511283 window:
- a CDS encoding UDP-glucuronic acid decarboxylase family protein, producing MRILVTGGAGFIGSHLIDRLMAQGHEVICLDNFYTGHKRNILKWMDHPYFELIRHDITEPIRLEVDQVYHLACPASPVHYQFNPVKTVKTNVMGTLNMLGLAKRVKARFLLASTSEVYGDPEIHPQTEEYRGNVNPIGIRSCYDEGKRIAETLAFDYHRQNDVDIRVARIFNTYGPRMLENDGRVVSNLVVQALKNLPMTVYGDGSQTRSFCYVSDLVEGLMRLMNGDQIGPVNLGNPDEYTILELAEAVRNLVNPQAEIKFAPLPQDDPRRRRPDITRAKTWLGWEPTLPLSEGLKLTVEDFRQRLQQPQPTTYSEAGIVSNS from the coding sequence ATGAGAATTTTGGTCACTGGCGGCGCTGGATTTATAGGTTCTCACCTGATCGACCGATTAATGGCACAGGGACACGAAGTTATCTGCTTAGACAACTTCTACACCGGACACAAGCGTAACATCTTGAAATGGATGGATCATCCCTATTTTGAATTAATCCGTCACGACATCACCGAACCAATTCGCCTAGAAGTAGACCAAGTTTATCACCTAGCTTGTCCTGCGTCTCCCGTTCACTACCAATTCAACCCAGTCAAAACCGTCAAAACTAATGTGATGGGAACGTTGAATATGCTGGGACTGGCAAAGCGAGTCAAAGCAAGATTTCTGCTAGCTTCTACATCAGAAGTTTATGGCGATCCAGAAATCCACCCGCAAACCGAAGAGTATCGCGGTAACGTCAATCCAATTGGCATTCGCTCTTGTTATGACGAAGGCAAGCGCATTGCTGAAACTCTCGCCTTTGATTACCATCGACAAAACGATGTCGATATTCGCGTGGCGCGGATCTTTAATACCTACGGTCCCCGCATGTTAGAAAACGATGGACGAGTTGTGAGTAACCTAGTCGTACAAGCTTTGAAGAATCTGCCGATGACGGTGTATGGTGATGGTTCTCAAACTCGCAGTTTTTGTTACGTGTCTGACTTGGTAGAAGGATTAATGCGATTGATGAATGGAGACCAAATTGGTCCTGTCAATCTAGGTAATCCAGACGAGTATACCATTCTAGAACTAGCTGAAGCAGTTCGCAATCTGGTAAACCCTCAAGCAGAAATTAAATTTGCGCCCCTTCCGCAAGACGATCCGCGCCGTCGCCGCCCAGATATTACCCGCGCTAAAACCTGGCTAGGCTGGGAACCAACTTTGCCTCTATCAGAAGGATTAAAACTGACAGTAGAAGATTTTCGGCAGCGCTTGCAGCAACCCCAGCCAACAACTTACAGCGAGGCGGGAATTGTGAGTAATTCCTAG
- a CDS encoding cation:proton antiporter domain-containing protein, with protein MERLLHLFAAAPASESITKEPIVPFLILLLVILFVPLLFERFLKVPGLVGLLAAGVVLGPQGLRLLERGAPPMDLLPEIGLVYLMFVAGLEIDMEQFRQTRNRSLTFGSFTFLVPLIVGTAVGLLFFPGKWNASILIGSLFASHTLLAYPIVSRLGVVKNEAVTVTIGATIFTDIGALLVLAVCVAIHQGDFSATRLATLIGSLVIYSVVVLFGFDRAGKEFFKRSGDDQGNQFLFVLLAVFLAAVGAQLIGVEKIVGAFLAGLAVNDAVGEGPVKEKVLFVGSVLFIPIFFVSLGLLIDIPAFIASINSITLTLAIVTGLIVSKFLAAYFAKLIYRYKWNEMLTMWSLSVPQVGATLAATLVGYEAGLLTKEVLNSVIVLLLVTATLGPLVTSRVAPTLIDATQELEPEPVSPYWSTGETTTHPFGVLVPVYNPKTERYLIEMAALLARQAQGRILPLAIAKATAHMDAPQLEVAFKRGDALLENATNLSRELGVEAEPLLRIDDAIAQGISRAAKEQHASLIVMGWGQRTGLRARLFGNVIDSVLWAAHCPVAVSRLLKSPKEFVQILVPVENITPQAVSVLRFVSLLAAANAAHIVLLHVCDRNTTPGRVAWIQSQLSLLVDKLALPDHPEIRVKPHPNVTQAILEVAKECDLVVIRSTRRRTSAGGLTIADTTTQLIGAIACSLIMLGEPQPALQAGVRSEE; from the coding sequence ATGGAACGGCTACTACACTTATTTGCTGCTGCACCAGCCTCTGAAAGCATTACCAAAGAACCAATAGTTCCGTTTTTAATCCTGCTGCTAGTTATCTTATTCGTGCCGCTGCTATTCGAGCGCTTCTTGAAAGTGCCAGGATTAGTCGGATTGCTGGCAGCAGGGGTAGTGCTAGGTCCCCAAGGGTTACGCTTACTGGAGCGAGGAGCGCCACCAATGGATTTGCTGCCAGAGATCGGGCTAGTTTATCTGATGTTTGTGGCAGGCTTGGAAATTGACATGGAGCAATTTCGACAAACACGGAATCGCTCCCTAACTTTTGGTAGTTTTACTTTCTTAGTTCCCTTGATTGTAGGCACGGCAGTAGGGCTATTGTTCTTTCCTGGTAAATGGAACGCTTCTATCCTCATTGGTTCCCTATTTGCTTCTCACACCTTACTGGCATATCCGATCGTCAGCCGCTTGGGAGTCGTGAAAAATGAAGCTGTCACCGTCACGATTGGGGCGACTATCTTCACCGATATTGGCGCGTTGTTAGTACTAGCCGTTTGTGTAGCTATTCATCAGGGTGATTTTTCTGCTACCCGACTAGCCACTTTAATTGGCTCTTTGGTCATTTATTCAGTCGTAGTTTTGTTTGGATTCGATCGCGCAGGTAAAGAATTTTTCAAGCGTTCGGGCGACGATCAGGGCAATCAGTTTTTATTTGTCTTATTAGCCGTATTTCTCGCAGCAGTAGGCGCTCAATTAATTGGGGTAGAAAAGATTGTCGGCGCTTTCCTGGCTGGCTTGGCGGTGAACGATGCTGTTGGAGAAGGACCAGTCAAAGAAAAAGTGCTGTTTGTCGGCAGTGTCTTGTTTATTCCAATTTTCTTTGTCAGCCTTGGATTGCTGATTGATATTCCCGCTTTCATTGCCAGCATTAACTCCATCACGCTAACTTTAGCTATTGTCACTGGTCTGATCGTTAGTAAGTTTTTAGCAGCATATTTTGCCAAACTGATTTATCGCTACAAGTGGAATGAAATGCTGACCATGTGGTCTCTATCAGTACCACAAGTAGGAGCAACTCTAGCAGCTACATTAGTAGGTTACGAAGCAGGATTGTTGACCAAAGAGGTGTTAAACAGCGTCATCGTACTGTTACTCGTAACTGCAACTCTAGGACCACTGGTAACGAGTCGGGTAGCCCCCACTTTGATCGATGCTACCCAAGAATTAGAACCAGAGCCAGTATCGCCTTATTGGAGTACAGGCGAAACGACAACACATCCATTTGGTGTCTTGGTTCCCGTTTATAACCCGAAGACAGAGCGATACTTAATTGAAATGGCAGCTTTACTCGCTCGCCAAGCTCAGGGTAGAATCCTTCCTCTAGCGATCGCCAAAGCTACCGCTCATATGGATGCACCCCAATTAGAAGTAGCCTTTAAACGCGGTGATGCTCTACTAGAAAATGCCACCAACTTAAGCCGCGAACTAGGAGTAGAAGCAGAACCTTTATTAAGGATTGACGATGCGATCGCTCAAGGGATTAGTCGCGCTGCTAAAGAGCAACACGCTAGTTTAATTGTCATGGGCTGGGGACAACGCACTGGTTTACGCGCCCGCTTATTTGGTAATGTCATCGATAGCGTTTTATGGGCAGCTCACTGTCCGGTAGCTGTTAGCCGCTTACTCAAATCGCCCAAAGAATTTGTACAAATCCTAGTTCCAGTAGAGAATATTACACCGCAAGCAGTCAGCGTCTTGAGATTTGTCAGTTTGTTAGCCGCAGCAAATGCAGCGCATATCGTTCTGCTACACGTCTGCGATCGCAATACAACTCCAGGCAGAGTCGCTTGGATACAATCGCAACTCTCTCTGTTGGTTGATAAGCTAGCTTTACCAGACCACCCAGAAATTCGCGTTAAGCCTCACCCTAACGTCACTCAAGCAATTCTAGAAGTAGCCAAGGAATGCGATCTCGTCGTCATACGTTCCACTAGGCGACGAACGAGTGCTGGCGGTTTAACAATCGCCGACACTACAACCCAGTTGATCGGAGCGATCGCTTGTTCTTTGATCATGCTAGGCGAACCGCAACCAGCTTTGCAGGCAGGAGTGAGGAGTGAGGAGTGA